The Pieris brassicae chromosome 3, ilPieBrab1.1, whole genome shotgun sequence genome contains the following window.
tATGTCTATCGACATCGTACGCAGGCTCTAAGTCTTCGTCAACCGCTTTCTCCACCGTATTCTGGGAATCTACAGGTCCGCGTTCTCCAACGACCAAGTCTTGGAGCCGAGATATCCCGATTTGCTAGCAGATCAAGCGATACATGTGGAGCTGCATAGCTCTTTGAAGAGATTCCTATAATATCCCCAAGCAGGTGCTTGACCGAAAATCACAGGGAAATCGAAAGCGTGACCGTCCCAAGAAAACCTGGCGGCGTTCTGGTGCAGGTGAGGCAATGAGAGCCGGAAGGATTTGGAACGAAGTAAAATGCGAAGATGCTAGACGCGATGGAGGCTCACTGTGGATGCGCTGTTCTCCACGACGGAGCCATGGAGTATAGGATAGGTACACATTACTTTAAGTTTAGTAGGCCTCATGAAGGGGCATACACAATTGTGTATCTGTTTAATTggttattgtttaaaatgtttattttaattatttattaacacttagttacactacagaaaataaaaaagtgaacataattatatcaaaattagtgcaaaaatacgtgttatacacagttattaagacaaaaactaaacaggaacaacaaaaaaaaccaaactaaactaaaaagatgatacattaaaaatacaaagttaaaagacacataaatcacgaaatgtgtaagtaaaatttatagaattccatgtttaagaaatataagtttatgttGTCAACCCTAATGTCACCCCTGTCTTGTATGTGACTATAACATAAAGGCAATTTAGCAAATTGTTATCAGCGTGTCAATGGTAGGactattacataattaaattaatatagttattgtTTAAAGCGGCacttcataattttaattcgtgCCCAACTCGTGtctaaatttattgtatttgcatgcattatatttaaaaatattcgaatgAACTGAAATAGAAGTTAGTAgagtttaaatatatgtatattgttaacctatcttaatataaacctcctgtcacgatgtttgtccgcgatggactcctaaactacttaaccgattttaaattaaatttgcacaccgtgagcagtctgttccaacttaagagataggaaaGCCTAGATGTCTCAGATaaatagtcgcaattttattttattgcaaattctttgtcaataattttattaattgacagtcacaattatctgttagctccaaaagattctaacagatgtcgatacttttcaactggattgagtaagtaaccaatagatggcactggtATGGTAAATCGCCAAACgagtcatataagctacaattcagtATCATGATTACagcgtgttattgaggctaaagtttaaattaaatgtagtaaacgaaaaaccgtgaaattcaactattatttatttattttctattatctctttttttcatttttggtgttagcatagccacacacgtgttacttagaccgaagtgtaaatcaaattcaaattatagtgacgataatacagtgaaattattctttcgtgtcacggtattaaggctaactaaaacacattaaggagaaaggAAGTTCGCGGGGACAGCTAGTGTATTATAAAACCTTATTATACAGATAcgcaattatatattatacctcTTATCCATGTCCTTGCCATCTGTAGAAAGTTGAAGCGTTAATTTATTCGTCGCATGGACAGCAGATTTATATGAGATTTTATTAcgcctttttaaaaatataatatagaacgCGTTGgttccatttaaaaatatgttccatttttaaacttaaaagccGATTACTAATTACTGGccgattattttattttattttatttagggtctgtttcacaatgtacggataagttctacataagttccaaataagctatttattacttactgGTAGGATAAACACTATTTTTGCGTTTCACGACTGCCAGATAGCGCTATACGTCACATAAAGTCTATCATAAGCTATAAGTTCGATGAAACGCGAAGTTTCTTTTTCGAAACTTTTGtcttccaaataatttatgcgttgcatagctatttggtactttatccatacattgtgaaacagaccctTAATCTTGACtattgtaattttacaattttaattttttgttaatatttttattatattataattgcagTCTAATGTAATCTCTAAAAtttatagtacatatatatctaccaaaaaataaatacaagaacgagttaataaataaatatttctgcctgattttaatttattatataattcaataagcAATTCAATTAGCTTATAatcaagtaataaattatatatttcagatTATATGCATTTTAGTTATAGGTCAGCGTTTGTTGCTATGTTATTATTGGttagtaaacaaaagaaaaatggaACAAAAACCTTTAGGAGTTCTTTATTgctttttgtttgtttttgtagtGCATGGACAGcatacaaaacttttaaaatatgcgTCTTCTTTGTGGTCAATACATTTAGGATACCACCGGTGCTACGGACTCCATTTTGCATCATGCATGCGTGCAccgtttttatttgattaaaccTGAACGGTCTCGTGTCTCGGTAAACATAGTTTTACCCCATAACGTTACGTATGGCTGTTAAGGTTTACAATCATTTACCAAAAGAACTAAAAGATCTTCTGACtagagtctttaaaaatcgacttggtgtattacttttggaaaaaatttattactcaataaatgattattagacactgtagttgatataaatttaataacgattttatatgcaccatacaaataatataagaattgaccaagtcatatgactaataataataaaacttctttaaatacattttgcgCGTCATTgtatgtggcagaatatgcgaacttactattgtaccaactttttgtaccatattcttgaaaataataataattattatgttttaatgttaattatattgcaataaacataaaatgagTCTTCGaacgttattaaaatttttctttttgtttctttaattaaatactaagtTCGCATAGTTTGCCACATACAATGgtgcgcaaatttgtctttaataacctttttttaatttaaaatttttgtattcGATTAGAACTTTAAATCATAAGTTTATTGATATTCTGCGCACAGGAAATATTATATCGTTCTAAAGAGATACATAATACTGCTGTATAACCCTGTATCAAACAAGTTACCCAATTAGTTAAACAGTTTTGGTCAGGATTACATTCAGAATCAAATATGGAACGTCAGAAGAAGAGAAAAGGCGGATAATATAGCAACACCGCTTTTGTAAACAAATGCTTACATCTAAAGAATTGTCTGTTAGTATACTTTTATAACTTCGCTTGtgataaaaactatatttacgAATTggcaagtaataaaatataaataaacatttttaatcgGCTCCTACAGTTGAGTAATCGGTTTtgagtttaaaaatttaatttttaatttaattaaaaaaaataaacatttttaaacttaaattaattttaagattaaaaatgGGACATTTTTAAActcatatttaaatgaaaacaacGCGTTCTTTATATTTGAAACATGTACAATGAAATCTCTTATCTGGTGTCTATGCGTTGAAGAAATTTAAGCTTCGTCAAAAAAATTCTCTTtacgtgattttttttactattttttatacattaattccACACTCGGCTCTTGCTGTCCGTACATAAGATGGTCCCTTAATGAATTTTGCCTCAAGACAGCCTCTGTTTGGCAAATTATGTAATGCGGTACGCCCCGGGGTCGCATCTGTCAACCCTTTCCGTAactatgattttattatgagAACCATCTCGgtctattgtttattattttatatgggtATTGTCTCTAAATTGATTAATCATTAAGTCTATTATATGGGATTGCGATACTAAGATACCATTTTCACCCTgtggttaattttttaaaacaaacaaattttgcTTAATATTGTTGTGtagttttgataaaaactttaacttaagttgttaatttaaataacaggGCTACAACTTTGCTAAacattatatagaaaaaaaagacgtatttattttcctaaaCAAATCCTGAAAACCCGTGTCTACTTAAAATCATACCTAAAATTAACTTCTTTACTATACGGCGCTTCACTAACAGTGATGACACAATCTGTCAAAATCCTAAtcgttttaaatgtttcatcCCTCACTGGGACCCCATTTAATTACGTGTAATTTATCGTGGTCACATTAATCCGCGAACGCCTGGCCCTAACGTTTAAAATGTAGAAAAAACACTAAATCTATTTCCTTGATTACAAGCTGTCATGTCGTAGGATTTTTTCTAAGCCCACAATTGTAATTAGTCAAGATGGCTTTGAAACTTCTCTGCGGTCTTATTCTGAGCAGGGTTTATGGACGGAACACAccaaattaattcatattttgtatgtaatctacaaaaatatgtataaaaaattaacaaattacaaaGCTAAGACAACAAAATACCTATTTTGTAACCTACAAACCAGTTTGTAactaattaacttaaaaactacTGGTTCAGCAGTAGTGTTATTCATATCGAAGTTTTCTAGTGTATTTAGTACATGCATATCTGAACTGAGAATAAGTCCGTATCTTCAAGTGGTGAACATTCATTTTCTTAAATGCGCAACGTAATTGGCCCCCACCTCGCGATGTTGCCAGCCACAAAATTTATTGCTTAATTACCTCAAGAAAACGCGTCGCTGCTCGTACATCCCGACAGATGTTTTTTATTCGCCCAGAAAAACAAAACGGTCCAAGAAtgacattaattaattcttaatgAAATTCATCTTCACCCTCccgtgttttaatttaaatgctcGATTTATTACTTGTATAATTTGTCGCGAAACTCTTCTctcgaaataattaaaacaaccgttacttgttacatttattcgaaataaattacaataataacttGCCTGCTATACATAATTGACGTGTCAGTATTTCCTTTGATACGAATTATCTACGGCTCTATGGAAAAAAGGTTCTTCGAATCTATGGAAGCTGTCATCTGAACGTCCGGGCTCCTTAAAACCTTTATGAGCTAATTCGTCATTAAAGTCATCACCAGTATCGTGGTACTGATGACTATTTATCGTGTTCCTATTCCTGTTCACGGTCGGCTTGTACTTGTCATCTTTCTGAGGCAGGATCGGCGTAGGCGTTACTTTATCCTCAATCTTCTTGTCTTTATTGGCTGTGCTGGCGCCAGCTAGATCTCTATAACCAAATCTACGTTCGTCTTTCCTTACTGGAGCGTAAGGATACCTATTTCTGAATCTATAATCGAGCCGACCGGTTCTCGCGCTATAATCGTCGTCGAAGCGCCTATACGGGTCAACGGAGTAGCGATATCTTAAATCAACGCTTGGCGGTGTACGAACAACTTCAGGAAGATGCGCGTAGTATATTATCCGCTTCGGTTTCCTAGGCACATAGTTGTCGTATGTTTCGTCGTATCTGTCCGCTCTCGACGCGCCTGGATAATACCTCTTGCGGTCGTATAGATCATACGGGTCGCGTCTATATAAATCGTCAGGGGCGTAATATCGATCATCGGAATATCGTCTGTTGTCTTCCGGGTAATAAACGGCTTGTCGTGGGTACACTGGCTTGTACTGCGTTCTGTCTTCTTCGGGTCGGACGAACTCGGTCCTTAAATCATCGGTACGTGTTGCTCTTTGTATGGCCTCTTTATCATTTCTCGATTCGGAAGCTTCTAACTGTTTGTTTTGGGTTACGAAGTTTACTCTGGGCATTCGTGAGTTGATGAGGTCGTTTGGAGGCTTTGGAGGAGTCAGTATGTCTTCTCGATGGACGTCGTTTTGGTTAGGGTAAGGAAGTTTTACCCAATTATCATTTGACGCTCTCGCACCTCTGCCTGTTGGTTTGTCTGTGATAGCTTCTGTGGTCTGATAAAATGGTTCAGGGGAGTAGTTGGTGATAGAAATCTTTGTGGTTGGGTCTTCTGGTGGAAGAGGCGCGGGAAGCCATGGTTGATGGTTAATATCCCTCCGATTTTCAGTTCGAATGTTATAGTACTTTTCCTCTTCTATAACGTCTCGGCGCCCTCGTTGCGTTTCTTCTAGCacctaaacaattataaaaatattaaccacAAGAACTGcgatatatttttagagataaataacaaaaatacaaaaagccaacatcacgaggtgttcccaggcggtcacccatccaagtactgacctcGCCCGACattgcttaacttcggtgatcggacgagaaccggtgtattcaacgtggtatggacgttggcgacAGATTGAACAAATTTGTAgactatattttatcaattacaATGTGCTGTTAAgttggatttattttaattttaaatattaacctgAGTAGTTTCATCGACTGCTTGCTGTATATCAAATGAGACAGCTGCATGTACGAAGAGGATAATTAAAGTTGCAGTCTTCATCATTGTATCAactgaaagtaaaaaaaaatgcctaaatatttttaggaatgtagataaaaaaaatcataatgtaATCTATATATCACAATTCTCGTGTCAGTGATTATAACCAAACTCCAAAACGatttttacgaaaatatatacaatattcggTAGTTCTGGGaatagaaaaactatttatatgatGATACAAATTAACCCCAAACATTTACCATTGAGTGGTAGCACTCACTCATTTGTCGATAATGAACTTAAAAtaagttagttattttttaactactaaatatttatctcaaaatagttaatattatgGTATTACAAAATTGCCGTATCAGGTAGTATAATCCGTTCAATCTCATTGAAGCAGAAATTATTAGGtaaatacgaaattattgtaGGCTTTCATAGTGAGAGACGGATGTGAATAGTGATGGGATAGCGGAAATGGCGTCACAAACCACTGACCATGAAGTCTGcctaaattattacatttgctCTCATCGTTCTAACCTTTGTCTCGCAAAAATGTATCactaatatgaaatattttaatgaataggTACACTAGTGGCAGACAATTCATTTCAATGAAGAATTTGTCTAATTGCGCGACATTTGCTTGTACGGTAAAGgaacataatcaaaaatatgCACGAACTATATGGAAATCCATAACGTTTTTGATATTCGGGACCCATACTAAACCTTGTCTTGACTTTCAATCATTTTATCTTGTCCATAGagtatacttttatttatttatttacacacagCAATacagtataatttaaatgattaattaaaaagtaggGCAACTTGTGGCCTTACTGCTTTCAGTGATATTTTGCAgacaaccactgtgagaaaaaatgaaattagatAAGGTGACCACAACAAGTGTATACATACAATTACTCAGacaaagtaatgaaacaaagcaaagcaattaaaacCAACTTGAGTGAAAGGGACAAAAAAAGGACCCACGGGAGAGAAAAAATTCAGATCAGTTAGGGACACGATCTGGACATGTATCTCTTTTATATTAGAGATTTAAAGAAAGGACGAGCTGAGGAGATAGAGACGGagagtgaattccatagcctcactgcagagaccttgaaaattattaataaaatatttatattcctcACGGTGTAATGTCCGATAGAGGTCACATTTTACGTCCCATTAATCACAGCCTACTATTGGTTCATTGATGAAGCCTATTCACTATCGACCCGTTATCGTTTACCCATTGTCTGGCTTGATTGACCTACTTTACAGTTTTACTATACATAAATGCAACGTTTACAAATACCATATTGAGATCATaatgaacatttttattatttaatttaataaatttaatttaatgtatgaaGGACTTCATACATTAATAATCGTATATTATCTACAAATGTTCCAAAATcctttgaatattatattgaagccttttaaatataacgaaTACAGAAGTTAGTCCTTGTTAAGACCACTATCAACTTTCAAAGCTCAGCGTGTATTATACATGCGTTGCCGGTGGATGAGGAGGTGTAGGGGCAGGGAGCCTAGTACGTCATGAAAAGTTGAATGATTTTAGAATAAGTTCTACAAAACATAAAGGTTCTACTACTTTGTGACTAGGGCTGCCTTCCGTACTTTATAATACAGTATTGTACGTTACTTTATGTAGTTAATTGTACTCTATACTTTATGAGAACAATGAAGTACACTGAAATACTTTATTTCGCATGATGTAGTTTCTTTagtggtaaatattttttcgataAACGGGATTTATCGATTGGCGCTTAAtcgcattttaaatatagatggTCAAGATGCTATACAATTGTtgcaaacagaaaaataataatatctttaaatataataatatagagaaataaattatgatttactTTGTTACTATGTACTTGTTTTTTCATGTGAATTATTACCAATGTACTTTAATTGCACAAAAAAGATAGGAATTATATTTGTGATTCTCCTTTTCCACCTGACGCgccaaaacaattttaaacccCATTCGTATTGAATGCCacaattgattttttaaatatctatggAATATGGCTGTAATAACACGACGCTTTTATATGCGTCGTAAAATTACCTAgacgaaaaatattattctaagtCTAATCTTAATTCTAAGTTCTTGGTTCActctaatattacattaaaatgaaacaacataaatacattatttgcaTAATATTACAAAGTATTGTCTCGCTGACAACGATGCTAAAAAGTCAAAGATAATTGTTGAATAATCTTCTTTGACGTACCAATAACTAAAGACTCAAGTAATTCCTTGTAAAGACCACAATGTATTTACTAGGATAATAAAACAGTgtcgatatattttatacctaGGGGTTCAGGGGACCGTGACTAAAGGAAGGTACATTATGAAAGAATGTATGTTAAGTTAAGTTCTACCAAGGACAATAAAAGCTTCTATTAAAGTTGACAGTGTGACCCTATCC
Protein-coding sequences here:
- the LOC123707259 gene encoding uncharacterized protein LOC123707259, with the protein product MMKTATLIILFVHAAVSFDIQQAVDETTQVLEETQRGRRDVIEEEKYYNIRTENRRDINHQPWLPAPLPPEDPTTKISITNYSPEPFYQTTEAITDKPTGRGARASNDNWVKLPYPNQNDVHREDILTPPKPPNDLINSRMPRVNFVTQNKQLEASESRNDKEAIQRATRTDDLRTEFVRPEEDRTQYKPVYPRQAVYYPEDNRRYSDDRYYAPDDLYRRDPYDLYDRKRYYPGASRADRYDETYDNYVPRKPKRIIYYAHLPEVVRTPPSVDLRYRYSVDPYRRFDDDYSARTGRLDYRFRNRYPYAPVRKDERRFGYRDLAGASTANKDKKIEDKVTPTPILPQKDDKYKPTVNRNRNTINSHQYHDTGDDFNDELAHKGFKEPGRSDDSFHRFEEPFFHRAVDNSYQRKY